The genomic interval GCTATAATCATATTAATGAATGATTATAGCTATATGATTTTTTAATAAGGGGTGAATATAAATGAAATCTGTTATTATTGTTTTATTATTCTTACTTTTTATCTTTTATATAAATAACTTTGTTTCTGCCAGTGATCTGGATATTGATAAAGAAAGGCAAGAGATACGAAGTTTAATACAAGAAAAAAGATTTGAAGATATGATGTCTAGATTAGATTATGTTTTAACTTATGAAGACGTAAATATAATTAGTGATATATATAATACCGCTATAATTGAATTACAAAGACAGGCTGAATATGAGGTGGAGTTAGAGCTTATAAACCAAATTTTATCTAAAAATCTTAATCATTTTAGGATACCAAGTTTTTATAGGAGAAGAACGAAAATATTATTCGATTTATATAGATATAAAGAAGCATTGAAATATTCTGAAGAATATTTAGATATACTAGAGGAATCGGTTTTTCGCAGTAGTTTATTCATAGAGCGGTTAGGGAGACTATACTTTAGAACACAGGATTATGACAGAGCGATTAAACATTTGGAATGGGCACTAGAGAATACTACTATATCTCGAGTGTATGAATATGCACCTGCAGCATTTAATTTAATTGATTTATATTTTGCTATAGGCAAAGAAGAGCTTGCTCTTGAACTAATAGAGGAAGGATTACAAGAGTACGAAGACATTATTCGTTATTATTTACAATATCATGCTAAACTAGTTAGATATCATTTTATTAAAAAGGATTGGGATAAATTTCAGCAAACAAATAAATTACCATTACCATTCTTTCAAAGAATACTGGCAAGAAATTCTGAAGCTGCTAGTACAATAGAAAAATTGAATTATATGTACAGGTATAGAGATAATGAAGATTTTATTAATATGTATATTGATTATTTTCTCTGGAAGCATAATGATGTTTTAAATTTAAATCTTGAAATTGATAACTTAGATAGTAAAGGTATGCTTGCATACTATACAATGAAGGGTGTTGCTTATTTTTGGAATGATGAAAAGGATAGGGCATTAGATTTATTATTAAAAGCAAATAACAGAAATAACTTTCTTTTAGATGAAGCGTCTTTATATGCAGCTTTAATTGAAATTGAGAGAGGTAATTTTGAAGAAGCGGATAGGCATATGAAAGGATTCCGCTCATTAAGTAGAAGTGATATAAGTGAAGAGGGAAATCTAATATTAAAATTTATTGGTGCTAATCTTGGGACATATGAGTACAAAATTTTGTGGTAGTAAAAAGAAAAGATGGTTGATCTGTGAGGAGGTTCAATGGTAGAATGAAAATTAAATCGTTTATTAAAAAACCTTTTTGTATCAATATTATTGCTTTTTCTAACAAATATTATATATATTCCCTTAACATTTATTTTGTTTATACCTTTATCATATATTTTGTTTACACCCTTTAGTATTTTTGCAAAAGATTTTTTTATTAGGTATTTTATAAGCTACATAGTAGTATTTATAATGCTATTTTTGATATTCTTACAAATTTTTACATTATATGTTTTTAAATCTATAAAACTTAAAAAACTTTTCTTATTTGGTATTTTTTCTGGATATATAGTTAGTATAGTAGCATGTTGATTTGGGAATTGGATTGTTTATAATAGAATATATGATATTCCTAATTTTATGAGTCCTATTGAGATAGCATTTATTATTTTTATTAGCCCTCTTCTATTTTTTGGTTGGCTATATGGCTTGTTAATGGGGCTATCAGTATATTTATTGACTAAAAAAATAAATATATTGGAAGAAAGAAATAATAAAAAGATACAGGAAATTTAATTAAGTTGTTACTATGACGAATTAGTCAAATTTATTAAAGTAGAAGTAGAACTATGACCCTGCTGGTAATATGATTCAGGAAGTAAACGCCTGGGGAAGTATTGATTATCAATACGATCACTACTACTCCTGCTGGTGGTAAAACAGCTTCAGGTCATATGGATGTGACTAATATGGACACAGAAGAAAGTTTTAGAGTTGATGATGTAAAATCAGGAGGTCTTGTATGGGGAGAACTAGATGATTCTAACTATTATGCTCCTTTTGGCACATATGATATTTTAGAACATACACATCCTGACAACCCATTAATAGGGTATAAGTTATATCATAGGTTAGAAGCTCAGGATACTAATTATGGTGATGATAAAGTATATTTTGAAGATCAAGATCAAGCAGAGCGAGAACATTTGAGATTGCATTTTACTGGTAGTGGAACAACATATGGTTGTGTTATGGTACCAAATACCTGTGCTGAAAAAATACTTGATGAATTAAATAATACAAGAACAAGTACTGTTACAGTTAATTCAAAATCAAGAAACCCCTTTAAAAGATATGAAGAACAAATAAAATATGGAGAATTGCATATAATTGATGCAAGGGAATGTGATGAAGGATGATTAATAATACTTTCAAAATATTAATACTAATAATTTTTTTTATCATATCTTTAACTCTTTTGGTAATTATAGTGAATAGAGACAAGGATACATTATGGAGAACTAAATTAAAAGGAGAAATATATACGATTCAATTTTTCGGAGACACTAAAATAATTTTAACTGGATCTGGTGGGTTAAAGTGTATAAATATAGATAACGGTAAAGTAGAATGGACAGATAAAATAGGTGAGGTAGTATATACTTATAATCAACCAGTTTTGTATAAGAACGAATTATATACTGGAACAGAACAGTCTGATAAAATATATAAAATAGATATATCTACTGGAGAGTATTTAAAAAAATATGATATTGAAGGAAAAGCAATGGCGACTCAATTGGGATCGAAATGTAAACTCTATTTTATAGCAAGAGAAAATGGATATGATAGATTTGTACTTAATAGTATAGATTTGAAAGATGAAACTATAGAAGAAATTTATGAGTTTCATCATCAAATTAAATATGTAAGAGATCCTATGGTGATAAATGAAGATAATATAATTATCCCTATAATTAAAGGATATGATATTAATGTAATATACAGTATAAATATCAGTGATAGAAAATTAAATTGGAAGACTGAGCTACCAAACACTGCTGCTAGACCTTCTATTTTGGTTCATCATAAAGATAACATATACTTTGTAGATAGTGAACAAAATACATTAAATGAATTAAATATTAAAACAGGTGAGATTGAGAATATTATATATATTGAAGAAATAACTCGCCCTGTTATTAATTATGATAGGAAAAACATATTAATATATGGCAATTTCTATAGTAAAGATGGAATAAAGCAATATTATACAGAATTGTACGTTTATAATCTTAAAGAAAAAGAGATGGAGATAATTGAGAAAAACTATCATAATGCAAAATTTTCTGGTGATAATGTAGTTTATGAATATGATAATAAAATATTTCTTTATAATATTGAAACTAAAGATACAAAAGAATTGTATTCGTTTGATAAAGAATTAATAGATATCTATACATCTAATAATCATTTGCTACTTGTACTTGCAAATGACAGAAAAGATGTTCATGCACATCGAGAAACTGCAACTTATATCTTGCTGGAACTTCCTAAAATTGAAGATTAATTTGTGTTAAAAGTTTAGAGTTAAGAAAAAGATATACTTTGTTTTATCAATATAACTATGAAAATAGACTTACAAAAGTCAGTAATCTAAGTAATAATCATAAGCTTTTTGACGGCTTTTACAGGAACAATAGAATATGCTATGATGCCTTAAATAGAAGGATCAGTAAAGAGTTAACACCAGGAGATGGTGGTAGGATTGAAATAAGTGGCTACTATTATGATGGAAGATCACATAATGTATTGGCAGAATATCAGGATGGAGTCTGGAATATACAGGAGTAAACTGCTATTCTTACTGCAATTATGCTTTTACTTGGAAGAGTTTGGGGAATACCTCTTTTTGGTTAAAAGCTAGTTTTTTGATTGGAGTGATTACTTTGTTGGAAACAATTGAAAATAGATTAGAATTTATTCGAATGTTAACCTTTATACCAGCAGGTATCTTTGCGATAATAGGTTTTTATATTGTTGTTAAAGATCTTATAATGAAGCGACTAATAAGATTATATATTCTTTAAAAGTATTGTTAATAATACATGCATTACTTTCTCCTTTTATAGTAATGTGGCTGACAGAAGCACCATAAATTATTTATGGAAAAAAATGTGTGATGCTTTTTATTACTATAAATATTTTACAGTTATTAATGAAATTTCTGTATGGTATAAAATTAATACAAAAAGATAAGTTATTAACTATTATTTTTGTACTAGAAGAAGCACTAAGAGCTAAAGAAATGGGAATGTTGGAAAGGCACCATGGTTTTAGTGGTGTTCCAAGGGTGACTATAATTGAATTTTTTAGTAAAAAACTATAATTCTAATTAAAGTCACCCTTCCGGTCTTCCTAATTAAAACTAACAGTGTTAAAATTTTAAGAATAAGCGAGGATGAGAGAGACAATTTTAAAATAAAGAGTCTCTGTTAGTGTAGCAAGTGAATCGGGTAAATTATTATATGAAGAAACAATAGTAAAAACTTATGATGATTATTACTATAAAACATGAAGGATACTTAGGTTTAAGTTTATGAGGGGGTGTCTAAATGAAAAATATAATTATTGTTTTATTATTTGTAATTGTAATTTTAAGTAGTAATATTCAAGCAAAAAATATACCTGATGATATCTTAGATAATATTCATCTTAATTTTGAAAATGCGATAGTTAATAGATTAAGATTAGAGATGTTTTATTTGAATTTAAATGCACTTACTTTTGCGCCATTAAATCCTGAAGATCTTATTAAAAATTATCAATCTAAAGTGGTTATAAATGAAATAATTCTTATTGAAAATATGGAAATTGTAGATATTTTAAGTGATATTGAAATAAGAAAAAGGAAAGAAACTGATATTATTAACGCAAGAATTTTTGCTAAATTAACAAATAATGATGGTACACTTATAACTTTTAGTTTTAATGATTTAAAAGGTGAAATATTGATTAATGAAGAATACATTGTTAAAGATAAACGTATTAATGATTATTTATTACAATTTTTGCCTTATAATATTATTAAAGATTATTATAATAATTAAAATTAAAATTTAAATAGAACTACCTTTGTAATTGCTCATAGACTTGCTACTTTAAGAAATGGATGTAGGCTTCTAGTAATTGAAAAAGAGTATATATTTTGACTTAGTGATAGTCCAATGGGAGATGCAAAAGAATAAAGCAGTTGCTGGGTAAAAAAGAATAATGATTTAGAAGACCTCCGGTATATTCTGTCTTATTAATTAATAAATATTAATAGTACAGAAAAGGAGGTTTTTTTATGTTTAAAAAATTAATTCTTTCTTTTATACTAATCTTTATTTTGTTTTCTACATCTATTATAGCTAGTCAAGATTTAGAACTAGATTCAAAATCAGCAATCCTGATGGAATATGAAACTGGTGAAATAATATTTCAAAAAGAAGCTGATACTCAGCTACCGCCAGCAAGTATGACTAAAATTATGACAATGTTATTAGTAATGGAAGCAGTTGAAGAAGGTAGAGCTACATTAGAAGATAAAATAGTTGTAAGTGAACTTGCAGCTAGTATGGGTGGATCACAGATTTGGTTAGAGCCAGGAGAAGAAATGACATTGGAAAATATGATGAAAGCCATTGCCATTGTATCTGCTAATGATGCCTGTGTTGCTGTAGCAGAATATCTTTATGGAACTGAGCAAGCCTTTGTTAAAAGAATGAATGAAAGAGCTAAAGAATTGGGACTAAAAAATACTTTTTTTTATAATACAAATGGCTTGCCATCTGAAGATGAGGATATTCAAGGTAATTATACTACAGCAAGAGATTTAGCAATTATGGGTCGAGAACTTATAAAACATAAAAAAGTGTTGGAATGGACATCAACCTGGATGGATTACCTACGAAATGGAGAATCTGTATTAAATAATACAAATCGTCTTGTAAGGTTTTATAAAGGAGCAGATGGATTAAAAACAGGATATACAGAAGAAGCACGATTTTGTTTAACATCAACAGCTACAAGGGGTGGACTGCGTTTTATTGCTGTTGTTATGGGGAATGATAATTCACAAGATCGTTTTGAAGAAGCAGGTGCATTATTAACATATGGTTTTGGAATGTACCAGGGATTTGAAGCAGCCCAAAAAGGTGATTTGGTACAGGAACTTAATATTATAAATGCAGAGGATCAATTTGCTAGAGCAATAATTGAAGGAGAAGTAATAATCCCTATAAAAAGGGGAAGTGAAGATGAGATTATCAAGGAGATAGTTCTTCAAGAAAAAATAATCGCACCTTTATCTATGGGTGACAAAATAGGTGAAGTTAGAATTTATAAAGGTGATACATTAGTAAAAACAGAAGATGTAATTATTGATCGTGATGTAAATAAAGCATCTTTCTTCCAGATAATATTGAGAATAATTAATTTGATAATTAATAGTATATTTAATATATTTGCTCGAGCATAATTTAAAAAGCAGGTAATTTTATAGATATATAGAATACTTTAATAAATAGTAGTCTTATGATTATTTAAGATTTTTTCTTAAATTATTGAGTAAATAATCTTCTTATACATTAACTATGATGTGATTATAAATAAAGTAATATAGCTTATAATATAAGAACAAGGAGTGTTGGAATTGACAGTATTCAATGGCGAGCGACTTTCAGCAGATGTATTTCAATTAGACAAAGAAAGAATGGTTAAAGGTTGGTACTCAGACGTCTATTTTAAAAATATATCTAATATTTTAGAAAAACTATCCGAGGAAAACTATTGTTATAATGAACTTGATATTGGTAATATTGAAGTGGAAATGCAGATATTTACCAGACGTAATCCTTTTTCTATAATTGGTGGTGTAGATGAAGCACTGGCAATTTTAAAAGAATGTACTGGTTATATTAATCAGGATGGAAAATTCATTAATACTGCTAAGGATCTAGAAGTAGAAGCTTGCCACGATGGTGAAAAACTTTACTCTTCTGGTGACCCTTTAAATGTTGAGCCTGTAATTAAAATACGGGGTAAATATAAAGAGTTTGCTATTTTAGAGACACCTATAATAGGTTCTCTAACTGAAGCTACCCGGACAGCTACTAATGTATATCAGGTTTTAGAAGCTGCAAGAGGAAAGGATATTTTGTTCTTTCCTGCTCGTTTTGCCCATTATAAGTTACAGGCTTTACATGGTTATGCTTATACTTTAGGTGTTAGTGCATACAATAGGGATTATTCAGCCAATAGTAAACAGTATGTATCTACTGATGAGCAAGGTAGTTGGTGGGGAGGAAGTGGTGGTGGTACTATCAGCCATTCTTATATTGCTGCCTTTATGGCTGATACAGCAGAAGCAGTAAATCAATTTTGTCGTTTAATGCCTACAAATATAAATAGGATTGCTCTTGTTGATTTTAATAATGATTGTATTGGGACAAGCCTTAAAGTTCTTAAAACAATGTTTGAAAAGTATTCTTTTTTATATAAATCAGGAGACTATGAAGAAGCGAAAAAATACAAATTATTTGGAGTTCGCCCAGATACATCATCAAGCTTACGCGATATATCAGTAGAGCCATTAGGAGATAAAAAACTAGATAATGGTGTAAATGCTAGATTGATTTATAAATTGAGGAATTCTATAGATAAGGCATATCTTGATTGGGATATAAAAGATAAGGATATAGAATTGGCAATGCAATATTGTAAAGATGTAAAAATAATTGCTACAGGTGGTTTTGATCCTGAAAAAATACGTAGTTTTGAAAATTCTCAGGTGCCAGTGGATATCTATGGTGTAGGTAGTTGGCTTTTATCAAATAGTTCTATGGAAGGAACTAATAATGATTTTACAGCTGATGTAGTCAGAATAAAAAAAGGTGGCAAGTGGATTGATGTTGCTAAAGTAGGTAGAAAAGCCTGTGATAATAAGAAATTATTAAAAGTAGATATGACTGGTAAAGAAAAGTTGTAAGTAATTTCTTTTCTTTACAGATTGGAGTTTTAATTAAGTCACTTTTATAATACAGTACTAGTACACTCCATTCTGCAAGCTTATAATAACTTGTAGAATTGGGAGTACCTAGGGATACGCGTACCCATTTTTCTATGCGAATAAATAGAAAAACGGGTTTTTTTTATAAGATTTTAAAATATTTATTTTACTTGATTATATTTTTAACTGGTGTTATAATATCCATAATAATGGAATATATTTATAAAATATAAAGGAGGTGTTGGCTATAGGCTTTTTCAAGAATATTCCTTTTAGGAATAAAAAAAATAAAATAAGAACAAGAAATCCATTTAACTTAGAAATAAATGATATTATTGAATATGACTTAACTGAGTATCAGGTCATAGGTAAAATCACATATGAAGATAATGGGTATTATTGGTATGATTATCATCTTTTTGATGGACATAAACATTTGTGGTTCAGTGCTGAAGATGATGATGTAGTAATTTTAGGACTTTTTGAAAAATTAAAGCCAGATCATGAATTATATAGTATTATACAAACCGAGATTCCAACAGTTATTAATTATGAAGGTGAAAGATATTCTTTGTTAGAAAAAGGTAGGGC from Halanaerobiaceae bacterium ANBcell28 carries:
- a CDS encoding D-alanyl-D-alanine carboxypeptidase family protein: MFKKLILSFILIFILFSTSIIASQDLELDSKSAILMEYETGEIIFQKEADTQLPPASMTKIMTMLLVMEAVEEGRATLEDKIVVSELAASMGGSQIWLEPGEEMTLENMMKAIAIVSANDACVAVAEYLYGTEQAFVKRMNERAKELGLKNTFFYNTNGLPSEDEDIQGNYTTARDLAIMGRELIKHKKVLEWTSTWMDYLRNGESVLNNTNRLVRFYKGADGLKTGYTEEARFCLTSTATRGGLRFIAVVMGNDNSQDRFEEAGALLTYGFGMYQGFEAAQKGDLVQELNIINAEDQFARAIIEGEVIIPIKRGSEDEIIKEIVLQEKIIAPLSMGDKIGEVRIYKGDTLVKTEDVIIDRDVNKASFFQIILRIINLIINSIFNIFARA
- a CDS encoding PQQ-binding-like beta-propeller repeat protein; translated protein: MNRDKDTLWRTKLKGEIYTIQFFGDTKIILTGSGGLKCINIDNGKVEWTDKIGEVVYTYNQPVLYKNELYTGTEQSDKIYKIDISTGEYLKKYDIEGKAMATQLGSKCKLYFIARENGYDRFVLNSIDLKDETIEEIYEFHHQIKYVRDPMVINEDNIIIPIIKGYDINVIYSINISDRKLNWKTELPNTAARPSILVHHKDNIYFVDSEQNTLNELNIKTGEIENIIYIEEITRPVINYDRKNILIYGNFYSKDGIKQYYTELYVYNLKEKEMEIIEKNYHNAKFSGDNVVYEYDNKIFLYNIETKDTKELYSFDKELIDIYTSNNHLLLVLANDRKDVHAHRETATYILLELPKIED
- a CDS encoding nicotinate phosphoribosyltransferase, which encodes MTVFNGERLSADVFQLDKERMVKGWYSDVYFKNISNILEKLSEENYCYNELDIGNIEVEMQIFTRRNPFSIIGGVDEALAILKECTGYINQDGKFINTAKDLEVEACHDGEKLYSSGDPLNVEPVIKIRGKYKEFAILETPIIGSLTEATRTATNVYQVLEAARGKDILFFPARFAHYKLQALHGYAYTLGVSAYNRDYSANSKQYVSTDEQGSWWGGSGGGTISHSYIAAFMADTAEAVNQFCRLMPTNINRIALVDFNNDCIGTSLKVLKTMFEKYSFLYKSGDYEEAKKYKLFGVRPDTSSSLRDISVEPLGDKKLDNGVNARLIYKLRNSIDKAYLDWDIKDKDIELAMQYCKDVKIIATGGFDPEKIRSFENSQVPVDIYGVGSWLLSNSSMEGTNNDFTADVVRIKKGGKWIDVAKVGRKACDNKKLLKVDMTGKEKL
- a CDS encoding DUF4178 domain-containing protein, with translation MAIGFFKNIPFRNKKNKIRTRNPFNLEINDIIEYDLTEYQVIGKITYEDNGYYWYDYHLFDGHKHLWFSAEDDDVVILGLFEKLKPDHELYSIIQTEIPTVINYEGERYSLLEKGRALIKAEGKVGASTGQSVEYWDFENALGANISVEKWGNELEISIGQEVKESLLDFYPAQ